GGGCCGATCGGCCTCGTTGGTCTGTTCCTGCGCCTGCGTGTCGACGAATCACCGATATTCCAGGAAGTTGCGGCTGCCGGAAAACGAGCGAAGTCGCCACTGCGGGAGGCGGTCCGGCAGGACCGTGGCGCAATTGTGCGCTGCACCGGCGTGGCGATCACCCATATGGTGCCGTACTACTTGATTCTTGCCTACTTACCCAACCACCTCACCGAAGGCGGCCGGCTTCCCGCCGGGAGCGCGTATTTCGTTGTCGCCGTGGCGTTGGTGGTGAAGATCGCTGTCACGCCGTTCGCGGCTCGCAGCTCCGATCGCTTTGGCCGCAGACCGGTAATGGCCCTTGCCGGACTCGGTTACGTGGTCCTCGCCTATCCCGTCTTCGTCTGGATAGATTCTGGCGGATTGGTTGTCGTGCTCCTGTGTCAGGTGATGCTCGGGATCATCTTCGGCGTCTATTCCGGGTGCGTGTTCACCATGATGGTGGAGATGTTCCCAACGCAGACCCGGTTCACTTCGATGGCAATCGGATACAACGCCGCTGCTGCGCTCGCGGGCGGAACTGCACCGTTCATCGCGACATGGTTGGTGACAGCGACCGGGAACGGGAGTTCACCTGCCCTCTACTTGATTGGTGGCGCGGTTATTTCATTGATCGCGATTGCCGTGTCGGGGGAAACCTCGGGCACCAGCCTCAGACAAACTCCCGGGCGGACCACGTCGCCGCAAGCTTGATTCAACAGCCCACATTCGCATACACGAAACCCCACCTAGGAAAAGGAAGAATTGTCGTGGAATCCCAATCGCAGTTTCTGCCGGCCAACCCTGAAAGTGTCTTCACCTACGGTGCGCCGCTGTTGA
This genomic stretch from Mycobacterium dioxanotrophicus harbors:
- a CDS encoding MFS transporter — its product is MPCENNTTASLSPPALDAPSMRRVIFGAAIGQGVEWYDYAIYGYLAGSIGAAFFPSDNRSVTVLAAYAAFAVSFFIRPLGGVLFGYIGDRIGRRNTLAVVILLISGSTFLIGLLPGYAVLGVAAPVLLLAMRLIQGLSAGGELAGAVAFLAEHAPVHKRGYIVGFGEMAANAGPLIGASLVALLAGSLGDTVVDDWAWRIPFLLAGPIGLVGLFLRLRVDESPIFQEVAAAGKRAKSPLREAVRQDRGAIVRCTGVAITHMVPYYLILAYLPNHLTEGGRLPAGSAYFVVAVALVVKIAVTPFAARSSDRFGRRPVMALAGLGYVVLAYPVFVWIDSGGLVVVLLCQVMLGIIFGVYSGCVFTMMVEMFPTQTRFTSMAIGYNAAAALAGGTAPFIATWLVTATGNGSSPALYLIGGAVISLIAIAVSGETSGTSLRQTPGRTTSPQA